From Vigna unguiculata cultivar IT97K-499-35 chromosome 5, ASM411807v1, whole genome shotgun sequence, the proteins below share one genomic window:
- the LOC114183852 gene encoding UDP-xylose transporter 1, producing the protein MGEMSNFQLGVIGALFLSVASSVSIVICNKALMSNLGFPFATTLTSWHLMVTFCTLHAAQRLNLFVTKSIDFKTVMLFGILNGISIGFLNLSLGFNSIGFYQMTKLAIIPFTVLLETIFLKKQFSSKIKFSLFLLLVGVGIASITDLQLNFVGTVLSLLAIITTCVGQILTNTIQKKLNVSSTQLLYQSAPFQAAILFVSGPVVDQMLTKQNVFAYKYSPIVLAFIILSCLIAVSVNFSTFLVIGKTSPVTYQVLGHLKTCLVLGFGYTLLHDPFTGRNILGILIAVFGMGLYSYFCTEDNKKKQLASDLPLSSQVKDKDSAAVLAGKNVGNQKEENDEVKKLSKDSVI; encoded by the exons ATGGGAGAGATGTCAAACTTTCAATTGGGGGTGATTGGTGCACTATTTCTCTCTGTGGCTTCTTCTGTTTCCATTGTCATCTGCAACAAAGCCTTGATGAGCAATCTTGGCTTTCCTTTTG CCACAACACTTACTAGTTGGCATCTGATGGTAACTTTTTGCACCCTTCATGCGGCTCAACGCTTGAATCTGTTTGTGACCAAATCCATTGACTTCAAAACAGTGATGCTCTTTGGTATTCTGAATGGCATCTCCATTGGATTTCTCAACTTGAGTCTTGGCTTCAATTCCATCGGATTCTACCAG ATGACAAAACTTGCGATCATACCATTCACTGTATTGTTAGAAACTATTTTCCTAAAGAAGCAGTTCAG ctctaaaataaaattctctCTATTCCTATTACTTGTGGGAGTTGGCATTGCCTCAATCACAGACCTTCAGCTCAATTTTGTGGGAACCGTTCTTTCACTTCTAGCAATCATAACGACATGTGTTGGCCAAATT CTGACCAACACAATACAAAAGAAGCTTAATGTCTCTTCCACACAGCTGCTCTACCAATCTGCTCCATTCCAAGCAGCAATTCTTTTTGTTTCAGGCCCTGTTGTGGATCAAATGCTCACCAAGCAAAATGTTTTTGCCTACAAATATTCTCCTATTGTGTTG GCATTCATCATCTTGTCCTGCTTGATAGCTGTATCTGTGAACTTCAGCACATTTCTGGTCATAGGCAAAACATCTCCCGTAACTTACCAAGTACTAGGGCATCTCAAGACATGTCTTGTTCTTGGATTTGGGTACACATTACTGCATGATCCATTCACTGGAAGAAACATTCTTGGAATACTCATTGCAGTTTTTGGAATGGGATTGTACTCTTATTTCTGCACTGAGGACAACAAAAAGAAACAGTTAGCTAGCGACCTCCCATTGTCTTCTCAG GTGAAAGACAAAGACAGTGCAGCAGTTTTGGCAGGAAAAAACGTGGGAAACCAAAAGGAGGAAAATGATGAAGTTAAGAAATTAAGCAAGGATTCTGTTATTTGA